The region TGCGCGTAGTACGTCGCGCCGACCTCGATGTCGTCCTCGAAGTCCTCGCGGGACAGTTCCTCGACGTTCTCCTCGTCCCGCTCGCCGTAGCCGTCCTCGGGCTGCACGGTCACCTGCAGCTCGTCCCCGACGGCCTTGCCTTCCAGGGCGCGCTCCAGTCCGGGAATGATGTTGCTGTGGCCCTGCAGGTACACCAGCGGCTCGCCGGGTTCGCTCTGGTCGATGACCTCACCGTTCACGGTGAGTGTGTAGTCGAGTTCGACAACCTTGTCCTGGGTGATGTTCATGGGGTCTCCGTTTCGCGGCCCCACCGAGATCAGGTGGGCGCGAGAGGCGTGCTCGCCACTCAGGAGTGTACCCCGGCACCCGCAGGTCGCGGTCTCCTGACGGTCACGGTTGCGTGCGGAACGCCCACGCCACCGGCCCGCGCGGCGTGTCGAAACTGACCTGCACGTCCGCCCCGGTCGGCAGCGGCGCGTCCGGCAGGGCCAGCGCCGCTCCCTGCGCGGCCAGGACGGCTCGGCCCACGCGCGTCTCGGCCTCGTTCGCCCCCGTGAAGGTGGACGCCGTGAGGAGACACGCGCCCACCGCCTGCCCGTTCACGCGCAGCGTCACGCCGCTCACCTCACCCGCCCGGTCCGGGCCGAGCAGCAGCGCGACCGGAGCGCCGCGCGCCGCCACCGCCGGGCACCCGGCCAGCGCGTCCGGCCACTCGCCCGTCGCGGCCCGCAGGCTGGGCGCCGCCTGCCCCGGCCCCGGGTACCGCACCGGGTAGCGCCCCGTCCCTGTCAGGCCGCGCCGGACATCCAGTACCACCGCCGACTGGAAGGCCCCGGCGGCGTCGTGCGCCACGCCCGCCGCCACGCGCGTCAGGCGCGGATCGATCAGCTGCGGCAGGTGAAACGCGCCCCCCAACCAGTACGTCAATGCCCGCTCGGGCCCGGACTCCGCGCGGCTGGACACGAAGTAATGGCCGGGCGCGCACGCCTCGCCCGCCGCGGACCGGAACGGACTGGCGGGGTCCTGACGGTGCTCGGCGCGGTCCTCCCGCACGAGGTACCGCGCGTGCCCCGCGCAGCCCGCCTGCCACGCCGCCTCGGCCGTCACGGTCTGAAGTCCGGCGCGGGCCCGCACCCGGTTCAGGCCCGCCAGCAGGGGAGAGGTCCGGGCACCCGCCAACTCCGGTCGGGCCGACTCCGGTGGGGCCGCCTCTGGTGAGGCCGACACTGGTGGAGCGAGCAGCGGTTCCGGCGTGTCCGGCGCCGACTGGGCGGAGGCGGGCGGCGTCCGTTCCTCTGGCGTCTGCTCACCTGGCGTCTGCTCCTCTGCGGTCGGGGCGGTGGGCACTGTGCCCAGAGGCTCCTGCCGGGCCCCGGCGAGGTCCGTGGGCACGGACGGCTCCTGAACCTCAGGGGCGGCCGGGACCTCCGGTGCGGACGCCCCGGGCGGCGCGAGCGGTGCCTCCACGCGCGGCGCGGGTGGCCGGGCCGCATCCCGACCCGGCCACCACCCGGCCAGCCAGATGCCGAGCAGTCCCAGCGCGAACAGCGCCGCGCCACCCAGAATCGCCCACAGGGCCCGCCTCCAACCCACCATGATCCCTTCAGGCTAGACGGGCCGGGGCTGCGCCGCGTGCGCCGCGCGCCTATCCTGCCTTCATGACCGCCCCGACCTTCCCCATGCACGTCAGCGTGGACGACGCCCGCACCCACCTGAGCACCCTGCTGCCCGCCCGGACGGCCGAGACGGTGCCCCTCGCGCAGGCGTACGGCCGCACCCTGGCCGCGGACGTGCCCGCGCTGGTCAGCCACCCCAGCGCCACCGAGAGCGCCCTGGACGGCATCGCCGCCCGCGAGGCCGACACGCTGGGCGCCTCCCCGGACGCCCCGGCACGCCTGCGCGTGATCGGCGAGAGCCGCGCCGGGGCCGCGTTCGGCGGCACGGTCGGGGCGGGCGAGTGCGTGCGGATCTACACCGGCGCGCCCCTCCCGGCGGGCGCGGACGCCATCTGCCCGGTCGAACAGCTGAGCGACGACGGCCCGGACGGGGTGCTCCTGCGCCGCCCTGCAAGTCCCGCCGACGTCCGCGTTGAAGGCGGCGACTTCCGCACGGGCGAGGTCGTCCTGCACGCCGGGCAGCTCCTCACGGCCCCCCGGCTGGCGCTGGCGGCGGCCCTCGGGCACGCGCGGCTGAGCGTGCAGCGCCGCCTGCGGGTCGCGCTGCTCTCCACCGGGGACGAGGTCGTCCCGCCCGGCCAGCCCCTGACCGCCGGGCAGGTGTACGACAGCAACAGCGTCGGCCTGCACGCCATGCTGCTCGAAGCCGGGTGCGAGGTCCTCCCGCTCGGCCACGCGCCCGACAGCCCGCAGGCGCTCCAGGCGGCCATCGACGCGGCGGGCGGCGCGGACGTCCTCCTGACCAGCGGCGGCGTCAGCATGGGCAAGTACGACTTCATGCGGGACCTGCTGGTCGAACAGGGCCGCGTGAGCTTCTGGAAGGTCCGCATGCGCCCCGGCGGCCCCGCCATCCTGGGCGGCTGGAACGGCCTCCCCGTGTTCGGCCTGCCCGGCAACCCGGTCAGCAGCCTCGTGGTGTTCCACGTGATCGTGCGGCCCGCCCTGACCGGCCAGCCCCCCCAGACGCTGCGCCTGCGCGCCGCCACGCCCTTCCGCGCCCTGCCCGACAAGACCGCGTTCTGGCGCGGCGTGATCGACGGCGGGCAGGTCCGCGACTACGGCCAGCAGGGCAGCGGCATCCTGCGCTCGCTGAGCGACGCGGGCGCCCTGGTCATCGTCCCCGAAGGACAGCCCGTGCAGCCCGGAGACGACGTGGACGTGATCCTGCTGTAAAGGGTGTGGGAAGTGGGCAGTGGGTTGTGGGAACACCGGATGCATGCCCTACAACCCACAGCCGACAACCTACAACCCCAGCGGCACCAGCACCATCGCGCCGCGCGCGGGCACGCTGAGGGGCGTGTCGCCGGTCAGGTGCACGGTGCGGCCCGTGATGACGTCGCGGTAGTCGCCGGGCGTGACGCCCGTGAAGGGCAGGTGGGCGTCCTCGCGGCCCGCGTTCAGGCCCACGAACGCCGCGCCGCTCGCGTGACGGCGGGCGTACACGAGCTGCTCGCCCTGCGCGTGCGTCACGTGGAAGTCCCCGCGCTGCAGCGCCGGAGTGGCGTGACGGGCCGCCGTCAGTTTGCGGGTCAGGGCCAGGGTCTCCTGATTCCAGGCGCCCTCGTCCCAGGGGAACGCGCGGCGGCAGTCGGGGTCCGGGCCGCCGGGCAGGCCGACCTCGTCGCCGTAGTAGATGCAG is a window of Deinococcus grandis DNA encoding:
- a CDS encoding FKBP-type peptidyl-prolyl cis-trans isomerase codes for the protein MNITQDKVVELDYTLTVNGEVIDQSEPGEPLVYLQGHSNIIPGLERALEGKAVGDELQVTVQPEDGYGERDEENVEELSREDFEDDIEVGATYYAQAEDGSVIPFTVMDVSGDTVKVDFNPPLAGMVLNFDVKVLNVRDATPEELDHGHAHSDGDHDHE
- a CDS encoding CAP domain-containing protein; translation: MVGWRRALWAILGGAALFALGLLGIWLAGWWPGRDAARPPAPRVEAPLAPPGASAPEVPAAPEVQEPSVPTDLAGARQEPLGTVPTAPTAEEQTPGEQTPEERTPPASAQSAPDTPEPLLAPPVSASPEAAPPESARPELAGARTSPLLAGLNRVRARAGLQTVTAEAAWQAGCAGHARYLVREDRAEHRQDPASPFRSAAGEACAPGHYFVSSRAESGPERALTYWLGGAFHLPQLIDPRLTRVAAGVAHDAAGAFQSAVVLDVRRGLTGTGRYPVRYPGPGQAAPSLRAATGEWPDALAGCPAVAARGAPVALLLGPDRAGEVSGVTLRVNGQAVGACLLTASTFTGANEAETRVGRAVLAAQGAALALPDAPLPTGADVQVSFDTPRGPVAWAFRTQP
- a CDS encoding molybdopterin molybdotransferase MoeA, translating into MTAPTFPMHVSVDDARTHLSTLLPARTAETVPLAQAYGRTLAADVPALVSHPSATESALDGIAAREADTLGASPDAPARLRVIGESRAGAAFGGTVGAGECVRIYTGAPLPAGADAICPVEQLSDDGPDGVLLRRPASPADVRVEGGDFRTGEVVLHAGQLLTAPRLALAAALGHARLSVQRRLRVALLSTGDEVVPPGQPLTAGQVYDSNSVGLHAMLLEAGCEVLPLGHAPDSPQALQAAIDAAGGADVLLTSGGVSMGKYDFMRDLLVEQGRVSFWKVRMRPGGPAILGGWNGLPVFGLPGNPVSSLVVFHVIVRPALTGQPPQTLRLRAATPFRALPDKTAFWRGVIDGGQVRDYGQQGSGILRSLSDAGALVIVPEGQPVQPGDDVDVILL